The genomic segment ATTGAGTATTTACGTTCTCGCAAAATATTTTGTGATGAATTTTTGGATTATTTAGCAAACTTCAAATTTGAATGTGATGTTTGGTCAGTGCAGGAGGGCACGCCGGTTTTTCCTAACGAACCGATTGTGATTGTGCGTGGCCCAATTATTCAGGCTCAGCTGATAGAAACCATGACCCTGCTTACCATTAACCATCAGTCTTTGGTTACCACAAAAGCAAACCGTATTGTGCGTGCGGCACAGGGCAGGGGGATTTCTGAATTTGGTTCACGCCGTGCTCAAAGTTACGATGCTGCAATTCTAGGTGCCAGGGCTGCGTACATCGGCGGCTGTACCGGAACAGCTTGCGTTATGTCAGATCGTTTGTACGGGGTGCCTGCGGTTGGTACCATGGCGCATAGTTGGGTGCAGATGTTTGACAGTGAATATGATGCTTTTAAAAAGTATGCAGAAATCTACCCTGAAAATTGTATTGTATTGGTTGACACCTATAATGTAATTAAATCAGGTGTTCCAAATGCGATTAAGATGTTTAATGAAGTGTTGCTTCCAATGGGCTATCGTCCCAAGGGTATTCGTATAGACAGCGGAGATATCGCATATCTTTCTAAAAAAGCGCGAGTGATGTTGGATGAAGCAGGATTCTCTGATGTAGAGATATGTGCATCGAACTCGTTAGACGAGTATTTGATTCGTGATTTGCTCATTCAAGACGCAAAAGTCGATTCGTTTGGTGTCGGAGAAAACCTGATTACTTCTAAAAGTGACCCGGTGTTCGGTGGCGTTTACAAGTTGGCAGCGATTCAAAACGACGACGGCAGCTACACACCAAAGATAAAAATTAGCGAAACGATTGAAAAAATTACAAATCCTCATTTTAAAACCATATATCGTTTTTATAATAAATCAAACGGCCAAGCAATTGCAGACTGTGTTACTTTGTTTGATGAAGTTATTGACGATAATAAGCCCTATACAATCTTTGACCCCGTTGCTACCTGGAAAAAGAAAACGCTTACCAATTTTACTATAAGAAAGCTTTTAATACCCATTTTTGAAAAAGGCAAACTGGTATATGAATGCCCTGCTTTAGAAGATATTCGCAGTTATTGCGAAGAACAAGTATCACTGTTATGGGATGAAGTTAAACGTTTTGAATTTCCTCACAGATATTATGTTGACTTATCAGATAAGTTATGGAAAATTAAAAATGAGATGTTATCCAAATATAATTTTGGCTGACGCAGTAAAAAGGGAGAAGAGACAATTGTCTCTTCTCCCTTTTTATTACATATTATCTGCTGTTTTGCAAGATTGAGC from the Hydrogenoanaerobacterium saccharovorans genome contains:
- a CDS encoding nicotinate phosphoribosyltransferase; translation: MEFQGSKDRNLTMLVDFYEITMANGYLEQGIGDRIAVFDMFFRKIPDGGGFALFAGLEQLIDYLNNLSFTHDDIEYLRSRKIFCDEFLDYLANFKFECDVWSVQEGTPVFPNEPIVIVRGPIIQAQLIETMTLLTINHQSLVTTKANRIVRAAQGRGISEFGSRRAQSYDAAILGARAAYIGGCTGTACVMSDRLYGVPAVGTMAHSWVQMFDSEYDAFKKYAEIYPENCIVLVDTYNVIKSGVPNAIKMFNEVLLPMGYRPKGIRIDSGDIAYLSKKARVMLDEAGFSDVEICASNSLDEYLIRDLLIQDAKVDSFGVGENLITSKSDPVFGGVYKLAAIQNDDGSYTPKIKISETIEKITNPHFKTIYRFYNKSNGQAIADCVTLFDEVIDDNKPYTIFDPVATWKKKTLTNFTIRKLLIPIFEKGKLVYECPALEDIRSYCEEQVSLLWDEVKRFEFPHRYYVDLSDKLWKIKNEMLSKYNFG